In Candidatus Acetothermia bacterium, one DNA window encodes the following:
- a CDS encoding ABC transporter permease encodes MDWQSWLIGTVSRALAFGTPLLWGTLGEIYTERAGVVNLGVEGMMILGAFSAFAVAQTTGHPGLGVLIAAVVGGAAAILHAFLTVTLRANQYVSGLALSLFGLGLAGLLGRGWEGIPLRQPLPNVTIPGLSGIPVLGPMLFQGQSVLTYAGLFLAVVLWVLLYRTRWGISVRSVGESPSTADALGVNVFLVRYLCVGFGGLLAGVAGGFLSVAYRPAWTEGMTAGMGWIVIALTIFAAWDPLQAVWGAFLFGGLYHLSFRLQEFVAPELLKLMPYAFAILVLALTGVGKARRRWGAPGALGLPYTRGER; translated from the coding sequence GTGGACTGGCAGAGCTGGCTCATCGGAACGGTAAGCCGGGCGCTGGCGTTTGGGACGCCCCTCCTGTGGGGAACGCTTGGGGAGATCTACACCGAGCGGGCCGGGGTGGTAAACCTCGGCGTGGAGGGGATGATGATCCTCGGGGCGTTCTCCGCGTTCGCCGTGGCCCAGACCACCGGCCATCCCGGGCTGGGGGTGCTGATCGCGGCGGTGGTGGGCGGTGCGGCGGCCATCCTCCACGCGTTCCTCACCGTGACCCTGCGCGCCAACCAGTACGTGTCCGGGCTGGCCCTGAGCCTGTTTGGCCTTGGGCTGGCCGGCCTCCTCGGCCGGGGGTGGGAGGGGATCCCGCTTCGCCAGCCCCTCCCCAACGTGACCATCCCCGGGCTTTCCGGGATCCCCGTGCTCGGGCCGATGCTGTTCCAGGGGCAGAGCGTGCTTACCTATGCCGGGCTCTTCTTGGCCGTGGTGTTGTGGGTTCTCCTCTACCGCACCCGGTGGGGGATCAGCGTGCGGTCGGTGGGGGAGTCACCGTCCACCGCGGACGCACTGGGGGTCAACGTGTTCCTGGTGCGCTACCTGTGTGTAGGCTTCGGTGGGCTCCTCGCCGGGGTGGCCGGGGGGTTTCTCTCGGTGGCGTACCGGCCGGCGTGGACGGAGGGGATGACCGCAGGGATGGGCTGGATCGTGATCGCCCTCACCATCTTCGCCGCCTGGGATCCCCTTCAGGCGGTGTGGGGGGCGTTCTTGTTCGGGGGCCTCTACCACCTCTCGTTCCGGCTGCAGGAGTTCGTGGCCCCCGAGCTCCTCAAGCTCATGCCCTACGCGTTCGCTATACTGGTGTTGGCCCTTACTGGGGTCGGTAAGGCTCGCCGGCGGTGGGGTGCCCCCGGCGCGTTGGGGTTGCCCTACACCCGCGGCGAGCGGTAA
- a CDS encoding BMP family ABC transporter substrate-binding protein, which translates to MVATVLLGSVGLAQAKLKVGFIYVGPIGDYGWSHAHNLGRLIVERELGVETVYVESVPEGEVETYIDQLVRQGCNVIFTTSFGFMDGTLAAAERYPNVIFAHCSGFKRAPNLATYMADFYQVYYLNGLMAGALTKTGKVGYVGAFPIPEVKRHINAFTIGVREVNPSATVHVRWIYEWFNPAAAKEATEALIAEGCDVFAFTEDSPTVVQVAAEKGLPSFGHYSPMYDFAPNHVVSGQIVHWEKIYLDFLGKVRAGAYTAENLATVDYWWLLSQGAVEVGAKPGMLISPRFEDALKAVAVTDPLLGKISVYDLVIARLEQMGDPGVTYDPFQGPVYDRKGELRVPEGMWLSYDALITMEWAVEGVVGPWPGEP; encoded by the coding sequence ATGGTGGCGACGGTGCTCCTGGGCTCGGTGGGCCTTGCCCAGGCGAAGCTCAAGGTGGGGTTCATCTACGTGGGCCCCATCGGCGACTACGGGTGGAGCCACGCCCACAACCTGGGGCGCCTGATCGTCGAGCGGGAACTTGGGGTGGAGACGGTGTACGTGGAGTCCGTGCCCGAAGGGGAGGTGGAGACGTACATCGACCAGCTGGTCCGTCAGGGGTGCAACGTCATTTTCACCACCAGCTTCGGGTTTATGGACGGGACGCTGGCGGCGGCCGAACGGTATCCGAACGTGATCTTTGCCCACTGCTCTGGGTTCAAGCGGGCCCCGAACCTGGCCACGTACATGGCCGACTTCTACCAGGTGTACTACCTGAACGGCCTCATGGCCGGGGCCCTCACCAAGACCGGCAAGGTCGGGTACGTGGGGGCGTTCCCGATCCCTGAGGTGAAGCGGCACATCAACGCGTTCACGATCGGGGTGCGCGAGGTGAACCCGAGCGCCACGGTGCACGTGCGCTGGATCTACGAGTGGTTCAACCCGGCCGCGGCCAAGGAGGCCACCGAGGCGTTGATCGCCGAGGGGTGCGATGTGTTCGCGTTCACCGAGGACTCCCCGACCGTGGTCCAGGTGGCGGCGGAGAAGGGGCTCCCGTCCTTCGGCCACTATTCCCCGATGTACGACTTCGCCCCGAACCACGTGGTGTCCGGGCAGATCGTGCACTGGGAGAAGATCTACCTCGACTTCCTCGGCAAGGTGAGGGCCGGGGCGTACACGGCGGAGAACCTGGCCACCGTGGACTACTGGTGGCTCCTCTCCCAAGGCGCGGTGGAGGTAGGGGCAAAGCCGGGGATGCTCATCAGCCCGAGGTTCGAGGACGCGCTCAAGGCGGTGGCGGTGACCGACCCGCTCCTGGGGAAGATCTCCGTGTACGACCTGGTGATCGCTCGACTCGAGCAGATGGGCGATCCGGGGGTCACGTACGATCCGTTCCAGGGCCCGGTGTACGACCGCAAGGGCGAGCTGCGGGTCCCGGAGGGGATGTGGCTCTCCTACGACGCCCTGATCACCATGGAGTGGGCGGTGGAGGGCGTGGTCGGCCCGTGGCCGGGGGAACCGTAG
- the ssnA gene encoding putative aminohydrolase SsnA — MALIIERARIADFFGTFHESGYVLIDGGRIEAVGPDPAPDAPGAQRIDAGGRLLTPGLVNAHAHLYSSLARGMPLPGFAPKGFRQILEQLWWRVDRALDLDGVYHSALVGALQHLKAGVTAFFDHHASPTAIAGSLSQIRRAVAEVGLRADLCYEVTDRGGPAERDAGIAENVRFAQEEAGGGRFAAHMGLHASFTLSDETLAKVVSAAEPQKLPFHLHLAEGKEDPVDALQKYGMRTAERLDQFGIFTPRTILAHGIQLAQAELDLLAGRPANVIHNPRSNMNNAVGAAQVTAMLARGIKVGIGTDGFGCDMVGELLTARLLAHHASGDPTALGDSALLSLLRHNYALAEASFGVPMGRLSAGCAADLVVWNYEPPTPLVPENLLAHLLFASVSEGLRPRVVIVAGEMRFAEGKVQGVDERAALARAREVAQKLWAKL; from the coding sequence ATGGCGTTGATCATTGAGCGGGCGAGGATCGCGGACTTCTTCGGGACCTTCCACGAGTCGGGGTACGTGCTGATCGACGGCGGGCGGATCGAGGCGGTGGGCCCGGACCCGGCCCCGGACGCCCCCGGGGCCCAGCGGATCGACGCCGGAGGCCGCCTCCTCACCCCCGGGCTCGTCAATGCCCACGCCCATCTGTACTCGTCCCTGGCCCGGGGGATGCCCCTCCCCGGGTTTGCCCCGAAGGGCTTCCGCCAGATCCTCGAGCAGCTCTGGTGGCGGGTGGACCGGGCCCTCGACCTGGACGGGGTGTACCACTCGGCCCTGGTCGGAGCGCTCCAGCACCTCAAGGCCGGGGTCACGGCGTTCTTCGACCATCACGCTTCCCCGACAGCGATCGCTGGGTCGCTCTCCCAGATCCGGCGGGCGGTGGCGGAGGTGGGCCTGCGCGCGGACCTCTGCTACGAGGTCACCGACCGCGGGGGGCCGGCGGAGCGGGACGCCGGGATCGCCGAGAACGTGCGGTTCGCCCAAGAAGAAGCCGGGGGCGGCCGGTTCGCCGCCCACATGGGCCTTCACGCCTCGTTCACCCTGTCCGACGAGACGCTCGCCAAGGTGGTTTCCGCTGCCGAGCCGCAGAAGCTCCCGTTCCACCTCCACCTCGCCGAGGGGAAAGAGGACCCGGTGGACGCCCTCCAAAAGTACGGGATGCGCACCGCGGAGCGGCTGGACCAGTTCGGGATCTTCACCCCGAGGACCATCCTCGCCCACGGGATCCAGCTCGCCCAGGCCGAGCTCGACCTCCTCGCCGGGCGGCCGGCGAACGTGATCCACAACCCCCGGTCGAACATGAACAACGCCGTGGGCGCGGCCCAGGTGACGGCGATGCTCGCCCGCGGGATCAAGGTGGGGATCGGTACGGACGGGTTCGGATGCGACATGGTCGGCGAGCTCCTCACCGCCCGCCTCCTCGCCCACCACGCAAGCGGCGATCCCACCGCGCTCGGGGACTCGGCCCTGCTTTCCTTGCTCCGTCACAACTATGCCCTTGCGGAAGCGTCGTTTGGCGTGCCCATGGGGCGGCTGAGCGCCGGGTGCGCGGCCGACCTCGTGGTGTGGAACTACGAGCCGCCAACCCCGCTTGTGCCGGAGAACCTCCTTGCGCACCTCCTGTTCGCCTCCGTCTCCGAGGGGCTCCGGCCCCGGGTGGTGATCGTGGCCGGGGAGATGCGGTTCGCGGAGGGCAAGGTCCAGGGCGTGGACGAACGGGCGGCCCTCGCCCGGGCCCGCGAGGTCGCCCAGAAGCTGTGGGCCAAGTTGTAG